A DNA window from Helianthus annuus cultivar XRQ/B chromosome 15, HanXRQr2.0-SUNRISE, whole genome shotgun sequence contains the following coding sequences:
- the LOC110914040 gene encoding uncharacterized protein LOC110914040: MAPYELLYGRKCRTPVCWGEVGQRELAPSDLIAAANEKIELIRTRLKAAQDRQKAYADKRRRPIEFQVGDLVLLKVSPWKGIIRFRKRGKLGPHYIGPFKIVARVGNVAYRLELPPTLDGIHNTFHVSQLRKCLADDTALVPLDDIELDEGLNYVERPIAIKDFKVKNLRNKTVRQVLVQWQHRKGSDLTWEAEDEIRRHYPFLFVK; this comes from the exons atggcaccttacgAACTACTATACGGGAGAAAAtgtagaactcccgtatgttggggcgAGGTAGGACAAAGAGAGCTTGCGCCAAGTGATTTAATAGCAGCAGCAAATGAAAAGATTGAATTGATTAGAACTAGATTGAAAGCGGCCCAGGATCGGCAAAAAGCTTACGCAGACAAGAGGAGGCGTCCTAtcgaattccaagtcggagatttGGTTCTATTAAAAgtgtccccatggaagggtataatTCGTTTTCGCAAACGGGGAAAGTTAGGTCCTCACTATATCGGACCGTTTAAAATCGTGGCTCGGGTTGGAAATGTTGCTTATCGATTAGAACTACCACCCACTCTGGATGGAATCCACAATACCTTCCATGTATCACAGTTGAGGAAGTGTCTTGCGGATGATACAGCATTAGTACCACTCGATGATATTGAGTTGGACGAGGGATTGAACTATGTCGAAAGACCCATAGCCATTAAAGACTTCAAAGTAAAGAATCTCCGCAACAAAACTGTTAGACAAGTGTTGGTACAATGGCAACACCGAAAAGGTTCAGATCTTACATGGGAAGCAGAAGATGAGATAAGGAGACACTATCCTTTTCTTTTCG TTAAGTAA